The following proteins come from a genomic window of Candidatus Woesearchaeota archaeon:
- a CDS encoding SWIM zinc finger family protein has translation MANEIDKKILQELENNFDGVIWKRGVGYYREGLVSNIIFDEIQVKAKCLGNSDYKLSINIDTREMSCSCPYMGYCKHLAALILWLKQNKPISINELQEKLLKKSKEELVEIVLKVQSEFPDIANIHIENDFSNEAMTKLIKDLWIRSHHEYDLLDTKREIIEKELLKNKNFDLFSLYLRKLIDLRDHFDIEHFEDLIQDFLYKYDEVFPFLRDEIELLEKKFSGYEYFFDDFKYSLKSEEILLQVFKTKIPSRNNDSLEIFRSFLNQKLDFPFYIICHKETRKGLNYEDFELKVERIDDFIDDKYGIFFKGKESKKKCVFPIADEWDYLKGNERNKQYLEIYLEWFWN, from the coding sequence ATGGCAAATGAAATAGATAAAAAGATATTGCAAGAGTTGGAAAATAACTTTGATGGAGTAATTTGGAAAAGAGGGGTAGGATATTATAGAGAAGGATTAGTCTCAAATATTATTTTTGATGAAATTCAGGTAAAAGCCAAGTGTTTAGGAAATAGTGATTATAAACTAAGTATTAATATTGATACAAGGGAAATGTCTTGCAGTTGTCCTTATATGGGGTATTGTAAACATTTAGCAGCTTTGATTCTATGGCTAAAACAAAACAAACCCATCTCTATAAATGAACTTCAAGAAAAATTACTTAAAAAATCAAAAGAGGAGCTTGTAGAAATTGTTTTAAAGGTACAATCTGAATTTCCAGATATAGCAAATATCCATATTGAAAATGATTTTTCTAATGAAGCCATGACTAAACTCATTAAAGATTTATGGATAAGATCACATCACGAATATGATTTATTAGATACTAAAAGAGAAATCATTGAAAAAGAGCTTTTAAAAAACAAGAACTTTGATTTATTTTCTTTATATCTGAGAAAATTAATAGATTTAAGAGATCATTTTGACATTGAGCATTTTGAAGACTTAATTCAAGATTTTCTATACAAGTATGATGAAGTTTTTCCATTTTTAAGAGATGAAATTGAACTTTTAGAGAAAAAGTTTAGTGGTTATGAGTATTTCTTTGATGATTTTAAATATTCTTTAAAAAGTGAAGAAATTCTCTTGCAAGTATTTAAAACTAAAATTCCTTCAAGAAATAATGATTCGTTAGAGATATTTAGAAGTTTTTTAAATCAAAAATTGGATTTTCCTTTTTATATAATATGTCATAAAGAAACACGAAAAGGCTTGAATTATGAAGATTTCGAGCTTAAGGTTGAGAGAATTGACGATTTTATAGATGATAAATATGGAATTTTTTTTAAAGGAAAAGAATCTAAAAAAAAGTGTGTCTTTCCAATAGCTGACGAATGGGACTATTTAAAAGGGAACGAAAGAAACAAACAATATCTAGAAATTTATTTAGAATGGTTTTGGAATTGA